From Salvelinus namaycush isolate Seneca chromosome 27, SaNama_1.0, whole genome shotgun sequence, the proteins below share one genomic window:
- the LOC120022562 gene encoding uncharacterized protein LOC120022562 isoform X2: MEDKSPGTYKVTNAALQRLRRRMENLKKHSSTCEARFEKEKINPEAQMSDTEAASTSEAASTSEAASTSEAASTSGSIVNVLDDAPPLIRTDSIYLTKAMLGYKTDDSITSIDNSEGDYVPGPSESSEEDNSDDFSEPKTRVDSSKHVDLVSEGDSSDKIAGVKRRNHYKKTSKRCRSSSEENSSNEETELKRKNQYANTYKRCTSSPMSNTSSESLLVMNVSELDGSKKYHQKKHFCLFCEQPQSKIARHLQRKHGDEIEVATALRFAKRSKARRLQLNLLRKKGNRAHNIQALKEGKGVLVPCKQTSNDKTNHQDYQHCFACHGLFKRKSMWRHVARCTLAQHVRKEMPGKTRIQALCANAQPVAKGVSEKVWKLVSNMAQDDVAHAVKQDRYILALGEKMYNKKGENPSQHQHIRQTLRELGRLVIKGRKVTPLKKMKDYINPKHFQHIIKAVKEVTGYDEKTNKFEKATLATKLGQSIQKIADIMEGEALITQNEEKLKLVRDFQGIYRLRWNEMISSAAYRTLEQKKWNAPQLIPLADDVKKIHMYLDEKQKQYYNQLCDEKTSGKWSNLAKVILAQMIIFNRKREGEVSKMSVATFHSRDKSPLNKDVAVALTEVERLLCAHFERIETCGKRGRKVPVILTPVMVESLELLIKERCSCGVSEGNIYLFARPGYDTHFRGNDCIRAYAKQCGAKLPEALSSTKLRKQVATLSRVLNLNDTEQDQFADFLGHDIRIHRKFYRLPEGTLQLAKISKILMACEQGRLAEFKGKSLDQITISPSEKSMAENNEAADSCSSENDSEREESSEKSYEENLTGEMSAIRVKQPMTKGKLGQKRGSHEIDAAATDCASENDSEREESSEKSYEENLTGEMSAIRAKQPITKGKLGQKRGSHGAKGTKRFWSTIEVDAVEDSLMNFIRMGKTPGKQDCEKCIAASGQALVNRDWRAVKFYVHNRIVADQRK, from the exons ATGGAAGATAAGAGTCCAGGAACCTACAAAGTAACCAATGCG GCACTGCAGAGGCTAAGAAGGCGCATggaaaatctaaagaagcatagttCAACTTGTGAGGCCAGATTTGAAAAGGAAAAGATAAATCCCGAAGCGCAG ATGTCAGACaccgaggctgccagtacctctgaggctgccagtacctctgaggctgccagtacctctgaggctgccagtacttcTGGGTCGATAGTCAATGTGTTGGATGATGCACCACCGTTGATCAGAACAGACAGTATATAC TTGACCAAAGCTATGCTTGGATACAAGACTGATGACTCAATAACCAGCATTGACAACAGTGAAGGTGATTATGTCCCAGGGCCATCAGAATCATCAGAGGAAGACAATTCTGATGATTTTTCAGAACCAAAGACAAGGGTGGACAGCAGTAAACACGTTGATTTAGTCTCAGAGGGAGACAGTTCAGATAAAATAGCAGGAGTCAAGAGAAGGAATCACTACAAGAAGACTAGCAAGAGATGCAGAAGTTCCTCAGAAGAAAACAGCTCAAATGAAGAAACAGAACTCAAGAGAAAGAATCAATATGCAAATACTTATAAGAGATGTACTAGTTCCCCAATGTCAAACACTAGCAGTGAATCATTGCTTGTAATGAATGTCTCAGAATTAGATGGATCCAAAAAGTACCACCAAAAAAAGCACTTCTGTCTGTTTTGCGAGCAACCGCAATCCAAAATTGCCCGTCATTTACAACGTAAACATGGGGATGAAATAGAAGTAGCTACTGCACTTCGGTTTGCAAAGAGATCAAAAGCTAGGAGACTTCAGCTGAATCTTCTTCGCAAGAAGGGGAATCGGGCACACAACATTCAGGCACTTAAAGAAGGAAAGGGGGTTTTGGTACCATGTAAACAAACAAGTAATGACAAGACCAATCACCAGGACTATCAGCATTGTTTTGCCTGCCATGGGCTCTTTAAACGCAAATCTATGTGGAGGCATGTGGCAAGGTGCACACTAGCACAACACGTTCGAAAGGAGATGCCTGGCAAAACCAGAATACAGGCGCTCTGTGCTAATGCTCAACCGGTTGCTAAAGGAGTGAGTGAAAAGGTATGGAAACTTGTGAGTAACATGGCTCAAGATGATGTAGCCCATGCAGTAAAACAAGACAGATACATCTTGGCATTGGGTGAAAAAATGTACAACAAGAAAGGGGAGAACCCCTCACAACACCAGCACATTCGTCAAACTTTGCGAGAACTAGGGAGACTTGTGATTAAAGGTAGAAAGGTGACACCACTGAAAAAGATGAAGGATTATATCAACCCAAAACACTTCCAACACATCATAAAAGCTGTCAAAGAAGTGACTGGCTATGATGAAAAGACAAACAAATTCGAAAAAGCAACCCTGGCGACAAAGCTTGGGCAAAGCATCCAGAAAATTGCAGACATCATGGAGGGTGAAGCTCTTATTACCCAGAATGAAGAAAAGTTGAAGCTTGTCCGAGACTTCCAAGGCATCTACCGTCTTCGCTGGAATGAAATGATCTCTTCTGCTGCATATCGTACACTTGAACAGAAGAAATGGAACGCACCGCAGCTTATTCCATTAGCAGATGACGTTAAAAAAATACACATGTACTTAGATGAAAAGCAGAAACAATACTACAACCAACTGTGCGATGAGAAAACCTCAGGAAAATGGAGCAATCTAGCAAAAGTGATACTGGCTCAGATGATTATCTTCaacaggaaaagagagggagaggtgtcaAAGATGTCTGTGGCAACATTTCACTCCAGGGACAAATCCCCACTTAACAAAGATGTTGCAGTGGCGCTAACAGAGGTTGAGAGACTACTCTGTGCGCATTTTGAACGCATTGAAACCTGTGGGAAGCGTGGCAGGAAGGTGCCTGTAATCCTTACTCCAGTGATGGTGGAATCTTTAGAGCTGCTTATCAAAGAGCGGTGCTCATGTGGAGTGAGCGAAGGAAATATCTACTTATTTGCCAGGCCAGGATATGATACACATTTTCGGGGGAATGACTGCATCCGCGCCTATGCCAAACAATGTGGTGCCAAGTTACCTGAAGCATTGTCATCAACTAAACTACGAAAACAGGTTGCCACCCTCTCCAGAGTGTTAAATCTCAATGATACAGAACAGGACCAGTTTGCTGACTTCTTGGGTCACGACATTCGGATTCATCGAAAGTTCTACCGTCTTCCAGAGGGAACGCTTCAGTTGGCCAAAATAAGTAAAATACTGATGGCATGTGAACAGGGCAGATTGGCAGAGTTCAAGGGGAAAAGTCTGGATCAAATAACCATCAGTCCCAGTG AAAAAAGCATGGCTGAAAATAATGAGGCTGCAGACTCTTGTTCATCAGAGAACGActctgagagagaggagtcatcTGAAAAATCCTATGAAGAAAATCTGACCG gagAGATGTCAGCGATTCGGGTCAAACAGCCAATGActaagggaaagctgggacaaaagAGAGGCTCACATG AAATTGATGCTGCAGCCACTGATTGTGCATCAGAGAACGACTCTGAGAGAGAGGAGTCGTCTGAAAAATCCTATGAAGAAAATCTGACCG gagagatgtcagcgattcgggccaaacagccaatcaccaagggaaagctgggacaaaagAGAGGCTCACATG GTGCCAAAGGAACAAAAAGGTTTTGGTCGACAATAGAGGTGGATGCAGTTGAAGATTCCTTGATGAATTTTATCCGAATGGGAAAAACGCCTGGAAAACAAGACTGTGAGAAATGCATTGCTGCTTCTGGCCAAGCGCTAGTAAACAGGGACTGGAGAGCAGTAAAGTTCTatgtacacaacagaatagtTGCAGATCAGAGAAAATAA
- the LOC120022562 gene encoding uncharacterized protein LOC120022562 isoform X3, which produces MITAPLLVNDNSHWCPPAPLLVNDNSHWCPPAHPLLCAEQSCHSIKSQRFFLSSFTKALQRLRRRMENLKKHSSTCEARFEKEKINPEAQMSDTEAASTSEAASTSEAASTSEAASTSGSIVNVLDDAPPLIRTDSIYLTKAMLGYKTDDSITSIDNSEGDYVPGPSESSEEDNSDDFSEPKTRVDSSKHVDLVSEGDSSDKIAGVKRRNHYKKTSKRCRSSSEENSSNEETELKRKNQYANTYKRCTSSPMSNTSSESLLVMNVSELDGSKKYHQKKHFCLFCEQPQSKIARHLQRKHGDEIEVATALRFAKRSKARRLQLNLLRKKGNRAHNIQALKEGKGVLVPCKQTSNDKTNHQDYQHCFACHGLFKRKSMWRHVARCTLAQHVRKEMPGKTRIQALCANAQPVAKGVSEKVWKLVSNMAQDDVAHAVKQDRYILALGEKMYNKKGENPSQHQHIRQTLRELGRLVIKGRKVTPLKKMKDYINPKHFQHIIKAVKEVTGYDEKTNKFEKATLATKLGQSIQKIADIMEGEALITQNEEKLKLVRDFQGIYRLRWNEMISSAAYRTLEQKKWNAPQLIPLADDVKKIHMYLDEKQKQYYNQLCDEKTSGKWSNLAKVILAQMIIFNRKREGEVSKMSVATFHSRDKSPLNKDVAVALTEVERLLCAHFERIETCGKRGRKVPVILTPVMVESLELLIKERCSCGVSEGNIYLFARPGYDTHFRGNDCIRAYAKQCGAKLPEALSSTKLRKQVATLSRVLNLNDTEQDQFADFLGHDIRIHRKFYRLPEGTLQLAKISKILMACEQGRLAEFKGKSLDQITISPSEKSMAENNEAADSCSSENDSEREESSEKSYEENLTGEMSAIRAKQPITKGKLGQKRGSHGAKGTKRFWSTIEVDAVEDSLMNFIRMGKTPGKQDCEKCIAASGQALVNRDWRAVKFYVHNRIVADQRK; this is translated from the exons atgataacagcccctctattagtcaatgataacagtcattggtgtcccccagcccctctattagtcaatgataacagtcattggtgtcccccaGCCCATCCCCTGTTGTGTGCCGAGCAATCTTGTCATTCTATTAAGTCTCAACGTTTCTTTTTGTCTTCCTTTACAAAGGCACTGCAGAGGCTAAGAAGGCGCATggaaaatctaaagaagcatagttCAACTTGTGAGGCCAGATTTGAAAAGGAAAAGATAAATCCCGAAGCGCAG ATGTCAGACaccgaggctgccagtacctctgaggctgccagtacctctgaggctgccagtacctctgaggctgccagtacttcTGGGTCGATAGTCAATGTGTTGGATGATGCACCACCGTTGATCAGAACAGACAGTATATAC TTGACCAAAGCTATGCTTGGATACAAGACTGATGACTCAATAACCAGCATTGACAACAGTGAAGGTGATTATGTCCCAGGGCCATCAGAATCATCAGAGGAAGACAATTCTGATGATTTTTCAGAACCAAAGACAAGGGTGGACAGCAGTAAACACGTTGATTTAGTCTCAGAGGGAGACAGTTCAGATAAAATAGCAGGAGTCAAGAGAAGGAATCACTACAAGAAGACTAGCAAGAGATGCAGAAGTTCCTCAGAAGAAAACAGCTCAAATGAAGAAACAGAACTCAAGAGAAAGAATCAATATGCAAATACTTATAAGAGATGTACTAGTTCCCCAATGTCAAACACTAGCAGTGAATCATTGCTTGTAATGAATGTCTCAGAATTAGATGGATCCAAAAAGTACCACCAAAAAAAGCACTTCTGTCTGTTTTGCGAGCAACCGCAATCCAAAATTGCCCGTCATTTACAACGTAAACATGGGGATGAAATAGAAGTAGCTACTGCACTTCGGTTTGCAAAGAGATCAAAAGCTAGGAGACTTCAGCTGAATCTTCTTCGCAAGAAGGGGAATCGGGCACACAACATTCAGGCACTTAAAGAAGGAAAGGGGGTTTTGGTACCATGTAAACAAACAAGTAATGACAAGACCAATCACCAGGACTATCAGCATTGTTTTGCCTGCCATGGGCTCTTTAAACGCAAATCTATGTGGAGGCATGTGGCAAGGTGCACACTAGCACAACACGTTCGAAAGGAGATGCCTGGCAAAACCAGAATACAGGCGCTCTGTGCTAATGCTCAACCGGTTGCTAAAGGAGTGAGTGAAAAGGTATGGAAACTTGTGAGTAACATGGCTCAAGATGATGTAGCCCATGCAGTAAAACAAGACAGATACATCTTGGCATTGGGTGAAAAAATGTACAACAAGAAAGGGGAGAACCCCTCACAACACCAGCACATTCGTCAAACTTTGCGAGAACTAGGGAGACTTGTGATTAAAGGTAGAAAGGTGACACCACTGAAAAAGATGAAGGATTATATCAACCCAAAACACTTCCAACACATCATAAAAGCTGTCAAAGAAGTGACTGGCTATGATGAAAAGACAAACAAATTCGAAAAAGCAACCCTGGCGACAAAGCTTGGGCAAAGCATCCAGAAAATTGCAGACATCATGGAGGGTGAAGCTCTTATTACCCAGAATGAAGAAAAGTTGAAGCTTGTCCGAGACTTCCAAGGCATCTACCGTCTTCGCTGGAATGAAATGATCTCTTCTGCTGCATATCGTACACTTGAACAGAAGAAATGGAACGCACCGCAGCTTATTCCATTAGCAGATGACGTTAAAAAAATACACATGTACTTAGATGAAAAGCAGAAACAATACTACAACCAACTGTGCGATGAGAAAACCTCAGGAAAATGGAGCAATCTAGCAAAAGTGATACTGGCTCAGATGATTATCTTCaacaggaaaagagagggagaggtgtcaAAGATGTCTGTGGCAACATTTCACTCCAGGGACAAATCCCCACTTAACAAAGATGTTGCAGTGGCGCTAACAGAGGTTGAGAGACTACTCTGTGCGCATTTTGAACGCATTGAAACCTGTGGGAAGCGTGGCAGGAAGGTGCCTGTAATCCTTACTCCAGTGATGGTGGAATCTTTAGAGCTGCTTATCAAAGAGCGGTGCTCATGTGGAGTGAGCGAAGGAAATATCTACTTATTTGCCAGGCCAGGATATGATACACATTTTCGGGGGAATGACTGCATCCGCGCCTATGCCAAACAATGTGGTGCCAAGTTACCTGAAGCATTGTCATCAACTAAACTACGAAAACAGGTTGCCACCCTCTCCAGAGTGTTAAATCTCAATGATACAGAACAGGACCAGTTTGCTGACTTCTTGGGTCACGACATTCGGATTCATCGAAAGTTCTACCGTCTTCCAGAGGGAACGCTTCAGTTGGCCAAAATAAGTAAAATACTGATGGCATGTGAACAGGGCAGATTGGCAGAGTTCAAGGGGAAAAGTCTGGATCAAATAACCATCAGTCCCAGTG AAAAAAGCATGGCTGAAAATAATGAGGCTGCAGACTCTTGTTCATCAGAGAACGActctgagagagaggagtcatcTGAAAAATCCTATGAAGAAAATCTGACCG gagagatgtcagcgattcgggccaaacagccaatcaccaagggaaagctgggacaaaagAGAGGCTCACATG GTGCCAAAGGAACAAAAAGGTTTTGGTCGACAATAGAGGTGGATGCAGTTGAAGATTCCTTGATGAATTTTATCCGAATGGGAAAAACGCCTGGAAAACAAGACTGTGAGAAATGCATTGCTGCTTCTGGCCAAGCGCTAGTAAACAGGGACTGGAGAGCAGTAAAGTTCTatgtacacaacagaatagtTGCAGATCAGAGAAAATAA
- the LOC120022562 gene encoding uncharacterized protein LOC120022562 isoform X1 → MITAPLLVNDNSHWCPPAPLLVNDNSHWCPPAHPLLCAEQSCHSIKSQRFFLSSFTKALQRLRRRMENLKKHSSTCEARFEKEKINPEAQMSDTEAASTSEAASTSEAASTSEAASTSGSIVNVLDDAPPLIRTDSIYLTKAMLGYKTDDSITSIDNSEGDYVPGPSESSEEDNSDDFSEPKTRVDSSKHVDLVSEGDSSDKIAGVKRRNHYKKTSKRCRSSSEENSSNEETELKRKNQYANTYKRCTSSPMSNTSSESLLVMNVSELDGSKKYHQKKHFCLFCEQPQSKIARHLQRKHGDEIEVATALRFAKRSKARRLQLNLLRKKGNRAHNIQALKEGKGVLVPCKQTSNDKTNHQDYQHCFACHGLFKRKSMWRHVARCTLAQHVRKEMPGKTRIQALCANAQPVAKGVSEKVWKLVSNMAQDDVAHAVKQDRYILALGEKMYNKKGENPSQHQHIRQTLRELGRLVIKGRKVTPLKKMKDYINPKHFQHIIKAVKEVTGYDEKTNKFEKATLATKLGQSIQKIADIMEGEALITQNEEKLKLVRDFQGIYRLRWNEMISSAAYRTLEQKKWNAPQLIPLADDVKKIHMYLDEKQKQYYNQLCDEKTSGKWSNLAKVILAQMIIFNRKREGEVSKMSVATFHSRDKSPLNKDVAVALTEVERLLCAHFERIETCGKRGRKVPVILTPVMVESLELLIKERCSCGVSEGNIYLFARPGYDTHFRGNDCIRAYAKQCGAKLPEALSSTKLRKQVATLSRVLNLNDTEQDQFADFLGHDIRIHRKFYRLPEGTLQLAKISKILMACEQGRLAEFKGKSLDQITISPSEKSMAENNEAADSCSSENDSEREESSEKSYEENLTGEMSAIRVKQPMTKGKLGQKRGSHEIDAAATDCASENDSEREESSEKSYEENLTGEMSAIRAKQPITKGKLGQKRGSHGAKGTKRFWSTIEVDAVEDSLMNFIRMGKTPGKQDCEKCIAASGQALVNRDWRAVKFYVHNRIVADQRK, encoded by the exons atgataacagcccctctattagtcaatgataacagtcattggtgtcccccagcccctctattagtcaatgataacagtcattggtgtcccccaGCCCATCCCCTGTTGTGTGCCGAGCAATCTTGTCATTCTATTAAGTCTCAACGTTTCTTTTTGTCTTCCTTTACAAAGGCACTGCAGAGGCTAAGAAGGCGCATggaaaatctaaagaagcatagttCAACTTGTGAGGCCAGATTTGAAAAGGAAAAGATAAATCCCGAAGCGCAG ATGTCAGACaccgaggctgccagtacctctgaggctgccagtacctctgaggctgccagtacctctgaggctgccagtacttcTGGGTCGATAGTCAATGTGTTGGATGATGCACCACCGTTGATCAGAACAGACAGTATATAC TTGACCAAAGCTATGCTTGGATACAAGACTGATGACTCAATAACCAGCATTGACAACAGTGAAGGTGATTATGTCCCAGGGCCATCAGAATCATCAGAGGAAGACAATTCTGATGATTTTTCAGAACCAAAGACAAGGGTGGACAGCAGTAAACACGTTGATTTAGTCTCAGAGGGAGACAGTTCAGATAAAATAGCAGGAGTCAAGAGAAGGAATCACTACAAGAAGACTAGCAAGAGATGCAGAAGTTCCTCAGAAGAAAACAGCTCAAATGAAGAAACAGAACTCAAGAGAAAGAATCAATATGCAAATACTTATAAGAGATGTACTAGTTCCCCAATGTCAAACACTAGCAGTGAATCATTGCTTGTAATGAATGTCTCAGAATTAGATGGATCCAAAAAGTACCACCAAAAAAAGCACTTCTGTCTGTTTTGCGAGCAACCGCAATCCAAAATTGCCCGTCATTTACAACGTAAACATGGGGATGAAATAGAAGTAGCTACTGCACTTCGGTTTGCAAAGAGATCAAAAGCTAGGAGACTTCAGCTGAATCTTCTTCGCAAGAAGGGGAATCGGGCACACAACATTCAGGCACTTAAAGAAGGAAAGGGGGTTTTGGTACCATGTAAACAAACAAGTAATGACAAGACCAATCACCAGGACTATCAGCATTGTTTTGCCTGCCATGGGCTCTTTAAACGCAAATCTATGTGGAGGCATGTGGCAAGGTGCACACTAGCACAACACGTTCGAAAGGAGATGCCTGGCAAAACCAGAATACAGGCGCTCTGTGCTAATGCTCAACCGGTTGCTAAAGGAGTGAGTGAAAAGGTATGGAAACTTGTGAGTAACATGGCTCAAGATGATGTAGCCCATGCAGTAAAACAAGACAGATACATCTTGGCATTGGGTGAAAAAATGTACAACAAGAAAGGGGAGAACCCCTCACAACACCAGCACATTCGTCAAACTTTGCGAGAACTAGGGAGACTTGTGATTAAAGGTAGAAAGGTGACACCACTGAAAAAGATGAAGGATTATATCAACCCAAAACACTTCCAACACATCATAAAAGCTGTCAAAGAAGTGACTGGCTATGATGAAAAGACAAACAAATTCGAAAAAGCAACCCTGGCGACAAAGCTTGGGCAAAGCATCCAGAAAATTGCAGACATCATGGAGGGTGAAGCTCTTATTACCCAGAATGAAGAAAAGTTGAAGCTTGTCCGAGACTTCCAAGGCATCTACCGTCTTCGCTGGAATGAAATGATCTCTTCTGCTGCATATCGTACACTTGAACAGAAGAAATGGAACGCACCGCAGCTTATTCCATTAGCAGATGACGTTAAAAAAATACACATGTACTTAGATGAAAAGCAGAAACAATACTACAACCAACTGTGCGATGAGAAAACCTCAGGAAAATGGAGCAATCTAGCAAAAGTGATACTGGCTCAGATGATTATCTTCaacaggaaaagagagggagaggtgtcaAAGATGTCTGTGGCAACATTTCACTCCAGGGACAAATCCCCACTTAACAAAGATGTTGCAGTGGCGCTAACAGAGGTTGAGAGACTACTCTGTGCGCATTTTGAACGCATTGAAACCTGTGGGAAGCGTGGCAGGAAGGTGCCTGTAATCCTTACTCCAGTGATGGTGGAATCTTTAGAGCTGCTTATCAAAGAGCGGTGCTCATGTGGAGTGAGCGAAGGAAATATCTACTTATTTGCCAGGCCAGGATATGATACACATTTTCGGGGGAATGACTGCATCCGCGCCTATGCCAAACAATGTGGTGCCAAGTTACCTGAAGCATTGTCATCAACTAAACTACGAAAACAGGTTGCCACCCTCTCCAGAGTGTTAAATCTCAATGATACAGAACAGGACCAGTTTGCTGACTTCTTGGGTCACGACATTCGGATTCATCGAAAGTTCTACCGTCTTCCAGAGGGAACGCTTCAGTTGGCCAAAATAAGTAAAATACTGATGGCATGTGAACAGGGCAGATTGGCAGAGTTCAAGGGGAAAAGTCTGGATCAAATAACCATCAGTCCCAGTG AAAAAAGCATGGCTGAAAATAATGAGGCTGCAGACTCTTGTTCATCAGAGAACGActctgagagagaggagtcatcTGAAAAATCCTATGAAGAAAATCTGACCG gagAGATGTCAGCGATTCGGGTCAAACAGCCAATGActaagggaaagctgggacaaaagAGAGGCTCACATG AAATTGATGCTGCAGCCACTGATTGTGCATCAGAGAACGACTCTGAGAGAGAGGAGTCGTCTGAAAAATCCTATGAAGAAAATCTGACCG gagagatgtcagcgattcgggccaaacagccaatcaccaagggaaagctgggacaaaagAGAGGCTCACATG GTGCCAAAGGAACAAAAAGGTTTTGGTCGACAATAGAGGTGGATGCAGTTGAAGATTCCTTGATGAATTTTATCCGAATGGGAAAAACGCCTGGAAAACAAGACTGTGAGAAATGCATTGCTGCTTCTGGCCAAGCGCTAGTAAACAGGGACTGGAGAGCAGTAAAGTTCTatgtacacaacagaatagtTGCAGATCAGAGAAAATAA